A stretch of the Cellulomonas sp. WB94 genome encodes the following:
- a CDS encoding electron transfer flavoprotein subunit alpha/FixB family protein — protein sequence MTTPVTGPVLVLLDHAADGGLRQPVLELLTAARALGTVHGAWTADADGSDPDARTLELLGTYGVETVHRLDVGDADVRLTPVLAQGLTALVQSAGASVLLLTSSFENKEVAARVGLATGAGVVVDASAVEVADDRVVAAKTVFAGTWNTRCAVRTPLAVIALKAGSVQAEPAAERVTATVVAQAVTVDDGARRVRVTEHTERAASTRPDLAAAQVVVVGGRGTNGDFALLEELADVLGGAVGATRVATDEGWIGHDAQIGQTGVTVAPQLYIGAGVSGAVHHRGGMQSAGTIVAINNDPEAPIFEIADFGIVGDLFTVLPQATAELRRLKG from the coding sequence ATGACGACCCCCGTGACCGGACCCGTGCTGGTCCTGCTCGACCACGCCGCCGACGGCGGGCTGCGCCAGCCCGTGCTCGAGCTGCTCACGGCTGCCCGCGCGCTCGGCACCGTGCACGGTGCCTGGACCGCCGACGCTGACGGGTCCGACCCGGACGCGCGGACGCTGGAGCTGCTCGGCACCTACGGCGTCGAGACCGTGCACCGGCTGGACGTCGGCGATGCGGACGTCCGGCTGACCCCGGTCCTCGCTCAGGGGCTCACGGCTCTCGTGCAGAGCGCGGGGGCCTCGGTGCTGCTGCTCACGTCGTCGTTCGAGAACAAGGAGGTCGCTGCGCGCGTCGGCCTCGCCACGGGTGCGGGCGTCGTCGTGGACGCGTCGGCGGTCGAGGTCGCGGACGACCGCGTCGTGGCCGCGAAGACCGTGTTCGCGGGGACGTGGAACACGCGCTGCGCGGTTCGCACGCCCCTCGCGGTCATCGCGCTCAAGGCGGGCTCGGTGCAGGCCGAGCCTGCCGCCGAGCGCGTGACGGCAACGGTCGTCGCACAGGCCGTCACCGTGGACGACGGCGCACGGCGGGTGCGGGTGACCGAGCACACCGAGCGCGCCGCCTCCACGCGTCCGGACCTCGCGGCGGCCCAGGTCGTCGTGGTCGGTGGCCGCGGCACGAACGGGGACTTCGCGCTGCTCGAGGAGCTCGCAGACGTGCTCGGTGGAGCGGTCGGTGCCACGCGCGTCGCGACGGACGAGGGGTGGATCGGTCACGACGCCCAGATCGGTCAGACCGGCGTGACGGTCGCCCCCCAGCTGTACATCGGCGCCGGGGTCTCGGGTGCGGTGCACCACCGTGGCGGGATGCAGTCTGCCGGAACCATCGTGGCGATCAACAACGACCCGGAGGCGCCGATCTTCGAGATCGCCGACTTCGGCATCGTCGGTGACCTGTTCACGGTCCTGCCGCAGGCGACCGCGGAGCTGCGCCGCCTCAAGGGCTGA
- a CDS encoding aminoglycoside phosphotransferase family protein produces MSADDASAPPLAFSGQRLGWADLPRAVRNRISTLAGARVTAESSANSGFSPGFAAILELTDGRGVFVKAVSPEQNPESPDLARAEIRVAAALPPQVPAPRLYWWHDDGEWVILGFEVAHGRPPEMPWRPDELQLVLDALIPLADAEPLPGHDLPRTDVKLAGDFTGWRRLQQRPADEIDALVARSGEIGAWAQANIDHLILWEEDSLRVCTGRALVHGDLRADNAMIDPDHHRVTLIDWPHASIGAPWLDLAFMLPSVAMQGGGEPQTHFWSHPVSDGVPPQDLRAALAGLTGFLTASSVLPAPVGIPNLRRFQRAQAAAALEWLRELA; encoded by the coding sequence GTGAGTGCCGACGACGCCAGCGCACCCCCGCTCGCCTTCAGTGGCCAGCGGCTGGGCTGGGCTGATCTCCCCCGCGCCGTCCGCAACCGGATCTCGACGCTCGCCGGTGCCCGCGTGACCGCCGAGTCGAGCGCCAACTCGGGCTTCAGCCCCGGTTTCGCGGCGATCCTCGAGCTCACCGACGGCCGCGGCGTGTTCGTCAAGGCCGTCTCTCCCGAGCAGAACCCGGAGTCCCCGGACCTCGCGCGCGCCGAGATCCGGGTCGCGGCCGCGCTCCCCCCGCAGGTGCCCGCCCCGCGGCTGTACTGGTGGCACGACGACGGCGAGTGGGTGATCCTCGGTTTCGAGGTCGCGCACGGTCGCCCGCCCGAGATGCCGTGGCGGCCCGACGAGCTGCAGCTGGTCCTCGACGCCCTCATCCCGCTGGCCGACGCCGAGCCGCTGCCCGGGCACGACCTGCCGCGGACCGACGTCAAGCTGGCCGGCGACTTCACCGGTTGGCGCAGGCTGCAGCAGCGGCCCGCCGACGAGATCGACGCGCTCGTGGCGAGGTCGGGAGAGATCGGCGCCTGGGCGCAGGCCAACATCGACCACCTCATCCTGTGGGAGGAGGACTCGCTGCGCGTCTGCACCGGACGCGCACTCGTCCACGGCGACCTGCGCGCCGACAACGCGATGATCGATCCCGACCACCACCGGGTCACGCTCATCGACTGGCCGCACGCCAGCATCGGCGCCCCGTGGCTCGACCTGGCCTTCATGCTGCCGAGCGTCGCGATGCAGGGCGGTGGCGAGCCGCAGACGCACTTCTGGTCCCACCCCGTCTCCGACGGGGTCCCTCCGCAGGACCTCCGGGCCGCCCTTGCGGGGCTGACGGGGTTCCTGACCGCGAGCTCGGTGCTGCCGGCACCGGTGGGGATCCCCAACCTGCGCCGGTTCCAGCGCGCGCAGGCCGCCGCCGCGCTGGAGTGGCTGCGCGAGCTCGCCTGA
- a CDS encoding cysteine desulfurase family protein: protein MTTYLDHAATTPMLPEAARALAEQLVRTGNPSSLHTSGRAARRVVEESREQIAATLGARPSEVIFTGGGTEADNLAVKGLFWARRRQDPARMRILVSAVEHHAVIDPAFWMAAHAGAEIVLLPVDQDGVVRPDALAAELEAHGEQAALISVMWANNEVGALQPLDDVVALARRYGVPVHADAVQAVGQLPVDFAASGLDALTVSGHKVGGPGGIGALVARRGLELTPVLHGGGQERGVRSGTLAVPLIASMAVALEAAVADQPAYAVRVGALRDQLVAAVRHVAPDAVLRGPADLARRLPANAHFTFPGCEGDSLLYLLDSAGIECSTGSACQAGVPQPSHVLLAMGLDEVDARGALRFSLGRTSTASDVDALASALPGVVDRARAAGLAGAAHSSGGAA from the coding sequence GTGACCACATATCTGGACCACGCGGCGACCACGCCGATGCTCCCCGAGGCGGCACGGGCCCTGGCGGAGCAGCTGGTCCGGACCGGCAACCCCTCGTCGTTGCACACCTCGGGGCGGGCGGCCCGTCGCGTCGTCGAGGAGTCCCGCGAGCAGATCGCGGCGACGCTGGGTGCCCGCCCGAGCGAGGTCATCTTCACCGGCGGGGGTACCGAGGCCGACAACCTTGCGGTCAAGGGGCTGTTCTGGGCGCGCCGGAGGCAGGACCCCGCCCGGATGCGCATCCTCGTCTCCGCGGTCGAGCACCACGCGGTCATCGACCCTGCGTTCTGGATGGCCGCGCACGCCGGCGCCGAGATCGTGCTGCTGCCCGTCGACCAGGACGGTGTCGTGCGCCCCGACGCGCTGGCTGCCGAGCTCGAGGCGCACGGCGAGCAGGCCGCGCTGATCTCCGTCATGTGGGCGAACAACGAGGTGGGCGCGCTGCAGCCGCTCGATGACGTCGTCGCTCTGGCGCGCCGCTACGGCGTCCCGGTGCACGCCGATGCGGTGCAGGCCGTCGGTCAGCTGCCGGTCGACTTCGCGGCGTCGGGCCTCGACGCGCTGACCGTGAGCGGCCACAAGGTCGGGGGACCGGGCGGCATCGGTGCGCTCGTCGCTCGTCGTGGCCTCGAGCTGACCCCCGTCCTGCACGGCGGCGGCCAGGAGCGCGGGGTCCGCTCGGGCACCCTGGCCGTCCCCCTCATCGCGTCGATGGCAGTCGCGCTCGAGGCAGCGGTCGCGGACCAGCCCGCCTACGCCGTCCGCGTCGGTGCGTTGCGCGACCAGCTCGTCGCCGCTGTGCGTCACGTGGCTCCCGACGCCGTGCTGCGGGGGCCGGCGGACCTGGCCCGGCGACTGCCGGCCAACGCCCACTTCACGTTCCCGGGGTGCGAGGGCGACTCGCTGCTGTACCTGCTCGACTCGGCAGGGATCGAGTGCTCGACGGGGTCGGCGTGCCAGGCCGGCGTGCCGCAGCCGAGCCACGTCCTGCTCGCGATGGGGCTCGACGAGGTGGACGCGCGCGGTGCGCTGCGGTTCTCGCTCGGTCGCACCTCGACGGCGTCCGACGTCGACGCGCTCGCATCCGCGCTTCCCGGCGTGGTCGACCGGGCGCGGGCCGCCGGGCTCGCCGGTGCCGCCCACTCGTCGGGCGGGGCCGCCTGA
- the mnmA gene encoding tRNA 2-thiouridine(34) synthase MnmA encodes MRVLAAMSGGVDSAVAAARAVDAGHDVVGVHMALSRNRDQFRTGSRGCCSIEDAGDARRAADVIGIPYYVWDLSERFEETVVADFLAEYAAGRTPNPCVRCNEHIKFEALLDKAVALGFDAVCTGHYARIVRSDGAPPELHRARDAAKDQSYVLAVMGPERLARAMFPLGDATSKDEVRAEAAERGLSVSAKPDSYDICFVADGDTRGFLRDRLGSQPGPIVDAAGEVLGTHDGTYGYTIGQRKGLAIGRPAADGKPRYVLSIEPVTSTVVVGSADDLDVGLIRAGSGVWFAGDHADGDWFDCAVQVRAHGEAVAVRARALRDGGIEVDVTAGSYRLQGVAAGQSLVLYDDSQVLAQATVDATTPAVRA; translated from the coding sequence ATGCGCGTCCTCGCGGCCATGTCCGGCGGCGTCGACTCCGCCGTCGCGGCCGCCCGGGCCGTCGACGCGGGCCATGACGTGGTCGGCGTCCACATGGCGCTGTCGCGCAACCGGGACCAGTTCCGGACCGGCTCGCGCGGGTGCTGCTCGATCGAGGACGCGGGTGACGCCCGCCGCGCGGCGGACGTCATCGGGATCCCGTACTACGTGTGGGACCTGTCCGAGCGCTTCGAGGAGACGGTCGTGGCCGACTTCCTCGCCGAGTACGCCGCGGGTCGCACCCCGAACCCGTGCGTGCGGTGCAATGAGCACATCAAGTTCGAGGCGTTGCTCGACAAGGCGGTCGCGCTCGGCTTCGACGCCGTGTGCACCGGTCACTACGCGCGCATCGTCAGGTCCGACGGTGCCCCACCGGAGCTGCACAGGGCGCGCGACGCCGCGAAGGACCAGTCGTACGTGCTGGCCGTCATGGGCCCCGAGCGGCTGGCCCGCGCGATGTTCCCGCTCGGCGACGCGACGTCCAAGGACGAGGTCCGTGCCGAGGCGGCGGAGCGCGGGCTGTCGGTGTCGGCCAAGCCGGACTCGTACGACATCTGCTTCGTCGCGGACGGCGACACCCGCGGCTTCCTCCGGGACCGCCTCGGCTCCCAGCCGGGACCGATCGTCGACGCTGCGGGTGAGGTCCTGGGCACGCACGACGGCACCTACGGCTACACGATCGGTCAGCGCAAGGGCCTGGCGATCGGCCGACCGGCCGCCGACGGCAAGCCCCGGTACGTCCTGTCGATCGAGCCCGTGACCAGCACCGTCGTGGTCGGCTCGGCGGACGACCTCGACGTCGGGCTCATCCGCGCCGGGTCCGGCGTGTGGTTCGCGGGCGACCATGCCGACGGCGACTGGTTCGACTGCGCGGTGCAGGTCCGGGCGCACGGCGAGGCCGTCGCCGTCCGCGCACGGGCGCTGCGCGACGGTGGGATCGAGGTCGACGTCACGGCAGGCTCCTACCGGCTGCAGGGGGTCGCAGCCGGCCAGTCGCTGGTCCTGTACGACGACTCGCAGGTCCTGGCACAGGCCACCGTCGACGCGACGACCCCCGCCGTGCGCGCGTGA
- a CDS encoding glycogen/starch/alpha-glucan phosphorylase: MEFGANADNPVGFATWAFLRELKFGQGVNLETSSVNDQYLALARTVRQFLTGRWLETRERQRDAQAKSVVYLSLEYLLGRQLENALLAADLEEVAEKALSDLGIDLATLRDAEVEPGLGNGGLGRLAACFIDSLATLGVPSTAYGIRYEFGIFRQTFVDGRQVEQPDSWLEMGSPWEFPHPESAVTVDFGGSVEDHLDDDGVTRRRWVSGHSVLAIPYNYMVPGYKNGNVNTLRLWSARATRAFDLQIFNSGDYARAVLEQTTAETISKVLYPEDSTPQGKELRLQQQYFFVAASLRNFLDEVLPEGFDLHGLPERVTFQLNDTHPVIAIPELMRVLVDERRFGWDEAWAIAQRCFAYTCHTLLPEALEVWPVELIGRLLPRHLEIIYRINDEFLARVRAAHPHDELRARRMSIVQEHPERAVRMAFLATVGSLKVNGVAALHSQLLRDKVLADFSALMPEKFTNVTNGVTPRRFVRMSNPGLSGLLTEAVGEGWVTDLDKLKGLEPLADDPEFRRRFREVKAANKSRLVDLLQVRDGIEISTDAMLDVMVKRLHEYKRQMLKVLHIVTLYDQVTSGEVAIADVTPRAFVFGAKAAPGYRMAKEIIALINAVGRTVNSDPALEGRLQVAFPANYNVTLAETLIPAADLSEQISLAGKEASGTGNMKFALNGALTIGTLDGANVEIRDLVGDDNFFLFGLTEPLVADLVSSGYRPSSYYEQNTSLRSALDLIASGTFSGGNAREFEPIVANLLNQDRFLVLADYQAYLDAQARVDTAYADPDAWTRSAVLNVARSGFFSSDRSIRDYLDRIWHATPVAGRG, from the coding sequence ATGGAGTTCGGCGCCAACGCGGACAACCCGGTCGGTTTCGCCACGTGGGCGTTCCTTCGCGAGCTGAAGTTCGGCCAGGGCGTCAACCTTGAGACCTCGTCCGTCAACGACCAGTACCTGGCCCTGGCGCGCACCGTGCGGCAGTTCCTCACGGGACGCTGGCTCGAGACGCGCGAGCGTCAGCGCGACGCCCAGGCGAAGTCCGTCGTCTACCTCTCGCTCGAGTACCTGCTCGGTCGCCAGCTCGAGAACGCCCTGCTGGCCGCGGACCTCGAGGAGGTCGCCGAGAAGGCCCTCAGCGACCTGGGCATCGACCTCGCCACGCTCCGCGACGCCGAGGTCGAGCCCGGCCTCGGCAACGGCGGCCTCGGGCGGCTCGCCGCCTGCTTCATCGACTCCCTCGCCACGCTCGGTGTGCCCTCGACCGCCTACGGCATCCGCTACGAGTTCGGGATCTTCCGCCAGACGTTCGTCGACGGCCGCCAGGTCGAGCAGCCCGACTCCTGGCTCGAGATGGGATCGCCGTGGGAGTTCCCGCACCCCGAGTCCGCCGTCACGGTGGACTTCGGCGGGTCGGTCGAGGACCACCTGGATGACGACGGCGTGACGCGCAGGCGCTGGGTGTCCGGCCACAGCGTCCTGGCGATCCCCTACAACTACATGGTCCCTGGGTACAAGAACGGCAACGTCAACACGCTGCGGCTCTGGAGCGCTCGGGCGACCCGCGCGTTCGACCTGCAGATCTTCAACTCGGGCGACTACGCCCGCGCAGTCCTCGAGCAGACCACCGCCGAGACCATCTCGAAGGTGCTCTACCCCGAGGACTCGACGCCGCAGGGCAAGGAGCTGCGGCTCCAGCAGCAGTACTTCTTCGTGGCCGCCTCGCTGCGCAACTTCCTGGACGAGGTCCTGCCGGAGGGCTTCGACCTGCACGGTCTGCCCGAGCGGGTCACGTTCCAGCTCAACGACACCCACCCGGTGATCGCGATCCCCGAGCTGATGCGCGTGCTGGTCGACGAGCGACGCTTCGGATGGGACGAGGCCTGGGCGATCGCGCAGCGTTGCTTCGCCTACACGTGCCACACCCTGCTGCCCGAGGCGCTCGAGGTGTGGCCCGTCGAGCTGATCGGCCGGCTGCTGCCGCGCCACCTCGAGATCATCTACCGCATCAACGACGAGTTCCTCGCCCGCGTCCGTGCGGCGCACCCCCACGACGAGCTGCGCGCACGGCGCATGTCCATCGTCCAGGAGCACCCCGAGCGCGCGGTCCGGATGGCCTTCCTCGCCACGGTCGGCAGCCTCAAGGTGAACGGTGTCGCAGCCCTGCACAGCCAGCTCCTTCGCGACAAGGTGCTCGCCGACTTCTCCGCGCTCATGCCGGAGAAGTTCACGAACGTCACCAACGGCGTCACGCCGCGCCGGTTCGTCCGGATGTCGAACCCCGGCCTCTCGGGTCTCCTGACGGAGGCGGTCGGCGAAGGGTGGGTCACCGACCTCGACAAGCTCAAGGGCCTCGAGCCCCTTGCCGACGACCCCGAGTTCCGGCGCCGCTTCCGCGAGGTCAAGGCCGCGAACAAGTCCCGGCTCGTCGACCTCCTCCAGGTGCGCGACGGCATCGAGATCTCGACGGACGCGATGCTCGACGTGATGGTCAAGCGGCTGCACGAGTACAAGCGCCAGATGCTCAAGGTGCTGCACATCGTCACGCTCTACGACCAGGTGACGTCGGGCGAGGTCGCGATCGCCGACGTCACGCCGCGCGCCTTCGTGTTCGGCGCCAAGGCGGCACCCGGCTACCGCATGGCCAAGGAGATCATCGCGCTCATCAACGCGGTCGGCCGGACGGTCAACTCCGACCCGGCGCTCGAGGGTCGCCTGCAGGTCGCGTTCCCGGCGAACTACAACGTCACGCTCGCCGAGACGCTGATCCCCGCCGCCGACCTGTCCGAGCAGATCTCGCTCGCCGGCAAGGAGGCCTCGGGGACGGGGAACATGAAGTTCGCGCTGAACGGCGCCCTGACCATCGGCACGCTCGATGGCGCGAACGTCGAGATCCGCGACCTCGTCGGGGACGACAACTTCTTCCTCTTCGGGCTCACCGAGCCCCTGGTCGCCGACCTCGTGTCGTCGGGCTACCGCCCGTCGTCGTACTACGAGCAGAACACCTCGCTCCGGAGCGCCCTCGACCTCATCGCGTCGGGGACGTTCTCCGGCGGCAACGCCCGCGAGTTCGAGCCGATCGTCGCGAACCTCCTGAACCAGGACAGGTTCCTCGTCCTCGCCGACTACCAGGCGTACCTCGATGCGCAGGCGCGGGTCGACACGGCCTACGCGGACCCGGACGCGTGGACGCGATCCGCCGTCCTCAACGTCGCACGCAGCGGCTTCTTCTCCTCGGACCGCAGCATCCGCGACTACCTGGACCGCATCTGGCACGCCACCCCGGTCGCGGGGCGCGGCTGA
- the ligA gene encoding NAD-dependent DNA ligase LigA, with protein sequence MSPADTSADTSADESSAEPDRSDADLDETAARHLWARLAERVRDLQFAYYVRDAPTASDAEYDETMRRLQALEAAHHELRTPDSPTQLVGGTFSTEFRAVDHVERMLSLDNAFSAEDVAAWAERAHRDLETLPDGGLHYLCELKIDGLAIALLYEKGRLVRAATRGDGRTGEDVTLNVRTIGTIPDVLGGDPATHPDLIEVRGEVFLPVVAFTELNAAQVEAGKAPFANPRNAAAGSLRQKDPRVTASRPLRMYAHGVGALQWGDGRRGDGIERQSQVYDLLAGWGVPVSTHTRIAADLAEVQQMIDHYGEHRHDVEHEIDGIVVKVDEIALQRRLGATSRAPRWAIAYKYPPEEVNTRLLDIRVNVGRTGRVTPYGVMEPALVSGSTVEMATLHNASEVRRKGVLIGDTVVLRKAGDVIPEIVGPVVELRDGSERAFVMPTHCPSCGTPLAPAKEGDVDIRCPNTRSCPAQLRERVFHVASRGAFDIEALGWEAAASLLDAGVLVDEGDLFALTAEDLRRVPQFVLSTASKVKGRVRSAGDLNAVGENLLANLENAKDTPLWRVLVALSIRHVGPTAARALAGHFGSLDAIRDASEDELAAVEGVGPTIASAVRDWFEQPDGADKWHEAIVAAWRRAGVRLADERDESTPRTLDGLTVVVTGSLEGFSRDEAKEAILARGGKAAGSVSKKTDYVVVGENAGSKEAKARELGLRVLAEPEFVRLLEGGPGAVGDAPEEAADAGPADVVPAGPGPKAAPEGEHSDE encoded by the coding sequence GTGAGCCCCGCCGACACCTCCGCCGACACCTCCGCCGACGAGTCGTCCGCCGAGCCTGACCGGTCGGACGCCGACCTCGACGAGACCGCAGCGCGGCACCTGTGGGCCCGCCTGGCCGAACGCGTCAGGGACCTGCAGTTCGCGTACTACGTGCGTGACGCCCCGACCGCGAGCGATGCCGAGTACGACGAGACGATGCGCCGGCTGCAGGCGCTCGAGGCCGCGCACCACGAGCTGCGCACCCCCGACTCGCCGACCCAGCTCGTCGGCGGCACGTTCTCGACCGAGTTCCGCGCCGTCGACCACGTCGAGCGCATGCTCTCCCTCGACAACGCCTTCTCGGCCGAGGACGTCGCTGCGTGGGCCGAACGCGCGCACCGCGACCTCGAGACGCTGCCCGACGGCGGGCTGCACTACCTGTGCGAGCTGAAGATCGACGGTCTCGCGATCGCCCTGCTGTATGAGAAGGGTCGCCTCGTGCGCGCCGCGACCCGCGGGGACGGCCGCACGGGGGAGGACGTCACGCTCAACGTCCGCACCATCGGGACGATCCCCGACGTCCTCGGCGGCGACCCGGCGACCCACCCCGACCTCATCGAGGTCCGCGGTGAGGTGTTCCTGCCCGTCGTGGCGTTCACCGAGCTCAACGCCGCGCAGGTGGAGGCGGGCAAGGCCCCGTTCGCGAACCCGCGCAACGCCGCGGCCGGCTCGCTCCGGCAGAAAGACCCCCGGGTGACCGCATCACGTCCGCTGCGCATGTACGCGCACGGCGTCGGCGCGTTGCAGTGGGGGGACGGCCGCCGCGGCGACGGGATCGAGCGGCAGTCCCAGGTCTACGACCTGCTCGCGGGCTGGGGGGTTCCGGTCTCGACGCACACCCGCATCGCCGCCGACCTCGCCGAGGTCCAGCAGATGATCGACCACTACGGAGAGCACCGGCACGACGTCGAGCACGAGATCGACGGCATCGTCGTCAAGGTCGACGAGATCGCGCTGCAGCGCCGCCTGGGTGCGACGAGCCGGGCCCCGAGGTGGGCCATCGCGTACAAGTACCCGCCGGAGGAGGTCAACACCCGGCTCCTGGACATCCGGGTGAACGTCGGACGGACGGGCCGCGTGACGCCGTACGGCGTCATGGAGCCTGCCCTGGTGTCGGGGTCCACCGTCGAGATGGCCACGCTGCACAACGCGAGCGAGGTCCGGCGCAAGGGCGTCCTCATCGGTGACACCGTCGTGCTGCGCAAGGCGGGCGACGTCATCCCGGAGATCGTGGGACCGGTCGTCGAGCTGCGTGACGGCTCCGAGCGCGCGTTCGTCATGCCGACGCACTGCCCGTCGTGCGGGACGCCGCTCGCGCCGGCGAAGGAGGGCGACGTCGACATCCGCTGCCCCAACACGCGCTCGTGCCCGGCGCAGCTGCGCGAGCGTGTCTTCCACGTGGCGTCGCGCGGTGCGTTCGACATCGAGGCGCTCGGGTGGGAGGCCGCCGCGAGCCTGCTCGATGCGGGTGTCCTGGTCGACGAGGGAGACCTCTTCGCCCTCACTGCGGAGGACCTGCGACGCGTGCCGCAGTTCGTGCTCTCGACCGCCTCGAAGGTCAAGGGGCGCGTGCGCAGCGCCGGCGACCTCAACGCGGTCGGCGAGAACCTGCTCGCGAACCTCGAGAACGCCAAGGACACGCCGTTGTGGCGCGTGCTTGTCGCGCTGTCGATCCGGCACGTCGGCCCGACGGCCGCGCGCGCGCTCGCGGGGCACTTCGGCAGCCTCGACGCGATCCGGGACGCGAGCGAGGACGAGCTCGCCGCGGTCGAGGGAGTCGGCCCGACGATCGCCTCGGCCGTGCGCGACTGGTTCGAGCAGCCCGACGGGGCCGACAAGTGGCACGAGGCGATCGTGGCCGCGTGGCGGCGGGCGGGCGTGCGGCTCGCTGACGAGCGCGACGAGTCGACGCCGCGCACGCTCGACGGGCTCACGGTCGTCGTCACGGGCAGCCTCGAGGGCTTCAGCCGCGACGAGGCGAAGGAGGCGATCCTCGCGCGTGGTGGCAAGGCGGCCGGGAGCGTGTCGAAGAAGACCGACTACGTCGTCGTGGGCGAAAATGCGGGGTCCAAGGAGGCCAAGGCGCGTGAGCTCGGTCTGCGGGTTCTCGCCGAGCCCGAGTTCGTCCGGCTGCTCGAGGGCGGGCCGGGCGCCGTCGGCGACGCGCCCGAGGAGGCGGCGGACGCCGGACCGGCCGACGTCGTACCCGCCGGGCCCGGGCCGAAGGCCGCACCTGAAGGGGAGCACTCAGATGAGTGA
- a CDS encoding GNAT family N-acetyltransferase, with the protein MSEIEVRVAQSDAEVTAAGALTAEAYHADRLIDDGDEYRAELLDARRRADEATLLVAVLTPEPGHDAVVVGTVTLAPVGTSYAEIAEPGEVEIRMLAVAPEARRRGVAEALVRACLREAVVLGAQRVVLSTLEAMVTAHRLYERLGFVRVPERDWHHEEIVLHVLTWTVPEAPGATVETATWRPLVVHDVAGWQAGASGGFTRRANSVVATDEPEDVAARIAEVEDLYARAGRPSIFRIGRESRPAGLGTILGARGYDRVSGAIVMVRTDLAALADAPVDASGSSLVTVRAADEPDDDWVRCWLDVKAGGSAPDRSTAVAILAGSPALYLTAYAPTDPSGSDPDGEPVGVIRAAFADDWVALACLVVAGHARRRGVAQTLTRAAVRAATARGARRAFLQVEHANAGAIALYEALGFSPAESYDYVARPVRKLAGAVLG; encoded by the coding sequence ATGAGTGAGATCGAGGTCCGGGTCGCGCAGTCCGACGCCGAGGTCACCGCGGCCGGGGCGCTGACCGCCGAGGCGTACCACGCGGACCGGCTCATCGACGACGGCGACGAGTACCGCGCGGAGCTGCTCGACGCCCGTCGCCGGGCGGACGAGGCGACACTGCTGGTCGCGGTGCTGACGCCCGAGCCCGGTCACGACGCGGTCGTGGTGGGGACCGTGACGCTCGCGCCCGTCGGCACCTCGTACGCCGAGATCGCCGAGCCGGGCGAGGTCGAGATCCGGATGCTCGCGGTGGCGCCCGAGGCGCGGCGCCGGGGCGTCGCCGAGGCGCTCGTGCGCGCGTGCCTGCGCGAGGCGGTCGTGCTCGGGGCCCAGAGAGTGGTGCTCTCGACGCTGGAGGCCATGGTGACGGCACACCGGCTCTACGAGCGCCTCGGGTTCGTCCGGGTGCCCGAGCGCGACTGGCACCACGAGGAGATCGTGCTGCACGTGCTCACCTGGACCGTTCCGGAGGCACCTGGTGCCACTGTCGAGACGGCCACCTGGCGTCCGCTCGTCGTGCACGACGTCGCGGGGTGGCAGGCGGGTGCCTCTGGCGGGTTCACGCGCCGCGCGAACAGCGTCGTGGCGACGGACGAGCCCGAGGACGTCGCCGCCCGCATCGCCGAGGTCGAGGACCTGTACGCGCGTGCCGGCCGGCCGAGCATCTTCCGGATCGGGCGCGAGTCGCGGCCGGCCGGGCTCGGCACGATCCTCGGGGCGCGCGGCTACGACCGCGTGTCGGGGGCGATCGTCATGGTGCGCACCGATCTGGCTGCGCTCGCGGACGCGCCGGTCGACGCGTCCGGATCGTCCCTGGTGACGGTGCGCGCGGCCGACGAGCCCGACGACGACTGGGTGCGCTGCTGGCTCGACGTGAAGGCCGGTGGGTCGGCCCCCGACCGCTCGACGGCAGTCGCGATCCTCGCGGGCAGCCCAGCGCTCTACCTCACGGCGTACGCGCCCACGGACCCCTCGGGGTCGGATCCCGACGGGGAGCCCGTCGGGGTGATCCGCGCCGCGTTCGCCGACGACTGGGTCGCGCTCGCGTGCCTGGTCGTGGCCGGGCACGCGCGTCGGCGTGGCGTCGCGCAGACGTTGACTCGCGCGGCGGTGCGCGCCGCGACCGCCCGCGGTGCGCGCCGGGCGTTCCTCCAGGTCGAGCACGCCAACGCCGGTGCGATCGCGCTCTACGAGGCGCTCGGGTTCAGCCCGGCCGAGTCGTACGACTACGTGGCACGCCCTGTGCGGAAGCTCGCGGGCGCGGTGCTCGGGTAG
- a CDS encoding pilus assembly protein CpaE, which yields MISADRAEQLRAAGLRWHPRSGDRFTIRRPGLLGEVFTISEMTIEAHEFPTGTVLGFNGTTEWALDSVSQEDAVWLPGEDQLRELLGGTFRSLARVDDGYEVTVDLPGRGPRGFRASVAGDAYADALLALVMAAVDRTG from the coding sequence ATGATCTCCGCGGACCGCGCAGAGCAGCTCAGGGCCGCCGGCCTGCGCTGGCACCCGCGGTCGGGCGACCGGTTCACGATCCGACGCCCCGGGCTCCTCGGTGAGGTCTTCACGATCAGCGAGATGACGATCGAGGCGCACGAGTTCCCGACGGGGACGGTGCTGGGGTTCAACGGCACGACCGAGTGGGCCCTGGACTCGGTCTCGCAGGAGGACGCGGTCTGGCTGCCGGGCGAGGACCAGCTGCGCGAGCTGCTCGGCGGGACGTTTCGCAGCCTGGCGCGCGTGGACGACGGGTACGAGGTGACTGTCGACCTGCCCGGTCGGGGCCCACGAGGGTTCCGGGCGAGCGTCGCGGGCGACGCGTACGCGGACGCGTTGCTCGCGCTGGTGATGGCGGCGGTCGACCGCACCGGCTGA